The genomic region TATATTATTAATGAACTGTCTTGAGTGGCTGCCGATTTATTTCGGGATTCTCAAGACAGGAGCTATAGCAGTCCCCCTTAATTTCCGTTATTCTTCTGAAGAAATAGAATACTGCGTGAATCTTGCTGACGTTGATATTTTATTTTTTGGGCCGGAGTTCATTGGCAGAGTCGAAAATACAGTATTGGCACTCGGTCAAGATTGTTTGTTATTCTTTGTCGGTACAAATTGCCCGTCATTTGCAGAGAGCTATAACGAGTCCGTAAATAATTGCTCGTCGGTTGCTCCTAAAATTTTAATAGAAGACTCGGACGAAGCAGCGATTTATTTTTCATCAGGCACGACGGGATTTCCTAAGGCGATTTTACACAATCACACGGCTTTATTGCAGTCTGCACGAATGGAAGCTATACATCATGAGACTACTCACGACGACGTATTTTTATGCATTCCGCCTTTATATCACACGGGCGCAAAAATGCACTGGTTCGGATCGCTTTATACAGGGAGCCGGGCTGTCTTGCTGAAAGGAACTTCACCGAAAACTATTTTAGATGTCGTATCGCTTGAACAATGTACAATTGTGTGGCTGTTAGTTCCGTGGTGTCAGGATATTTTGACGGCACTAGACTCAGGTGAATTAAAACTTGAGGGCCGGAATTTCTCACAATGGCGGTTAATGCATATAGGTGCGCAGCCTGTTCCGCCTTCACTAATAAATCACTGGCTCGAATACTTCCCTAAACACAAATATGATACTAATTACGGACTTTCTGAATCAACCGGGCCGGGCTGTGTTCACTTAGGGCTTGAGAATATAAACAAAGTCGGAGCGATCGGAGTCGCTGGCTACGGCTGGGAGTTAAAAATTGTTGACGATAAAGACAAGCCAGTTAAACAGGGTGAGACCGGCGAATTATGCGTAAAGGGTCCCGGCGTAATGCTTTGTTATTATCATAATCCTGAAGCTACGGCAGAAACTATTAAAGACGGCTGGCTGTTTACGGGAGATATGGCAATGATGGATAAAGACGGCTTTGTTTGGCTCGTTGACAGAAAGAAGGACGTTATTATAACCGGCGGCGAAAATATTTATCCTGTTCAGGTCGAAAATTTTATTATTACTCATCCTAAAGTCCACGATGTTGCAGTAATAGGACTCCCTGAAAAGAGACTTGGAGAAATTGCTGCGGCCATAATTCAAGTTAAAAAGGGTATGGAATGCACAGAAGAAGAAATTAATAAATTCTGTCTTGGCCTGCCTAGATATAAGAGACCCCGAAAAATTATATTTGCTGATGTTCCTAGAAATCCCACGGGCAAAATCGAGAAGCCCAAATTACGCGAGATATACGGACAAGGGACGGCATTTTTTGAGGCTCAAGAATAAATAAAAAATGTACCCGACTTTATTTAATATAGGCACGTTCAGAATTGACACATACAGCGTAGTATGGTTTATTGCGCTGTCAATTGCTATATTATGGGCGTTGAAGAGATTAAAACTTTATGAGCTCGACGAGGACGAATCCCGCAAAATTATGGCCGTTGCGTTTTTATGTATGTTAGTGGGTGCTCGTGCTCCTGAATATATAAGAAATTGGCGGGTTTATTATAATCACCCGTCTTTATTGCTTGACTTGAATCGCGGCGGAGTTGAAGAATTCGGGGCAATTTTAGGGGCATTCTCCGGGGCGTTATTTATGAGTCTATTCAGTAAAAAAATTTCGTTCGGCAAATTATGTGAAGTCGCTGCAATTCCTGCATTAATGGCTATAGTAATAGGCCGCTGGGGATGTTTTCTCAATGGCTGCTGCAAAGGGATCGAGTCAAAATTTTTTACAACTGTACATTTTTTGAATGACCCACCGGGAATTACTCGGCACCCAGTGCAAATATATTACTCAATTTTTGCGGCGTGTTCAGTTATATTATTATTAATCATTGAGCGCAGAATTTTATCAAGACAGAAAATAAAATTTTATCCTGTTATAGCCCCGCTTGCATTAATTCTTTTCTCGATTATGAGATATATTATTGCTCCAGTCAGAGAATATGCGACACTTTATAAATTAATCAATAATTACTGGGTCTATAAGGGAATTACAATATTTTTGCCGATTGAGATTTTATTTCTAGCATGGAGTCTCTATAAAATGACGAGACGCAAATAAATTAACTGCCCTGTATGAGATATGAGAGAGAAAAAATTATTTCTTATGCAGGGCCGTTATTGATAAAATGTGCGAATTAAGTTATTGCCCGCGCAAAGTTCGTCCCGCCCACCCGCCCGCCCTAGATAATTTATCCCCCGCGCAACGGAAAAAATTTTAGTCTAAATAAGTCAATTTGCGAAATACATTATCGGTAAAATAAGCCATGAACTTACGAGCCGGCGACATTAAAATATGCGATATTAAATTTCAGGAGGTTATTATAATGCGAAGTAAAAAATTTTTAGCGTTTATCACGACGCTTGCATTAATCTTAGTAACGGCGGGGGGTTCATTTGCTGCTCTATCACTGTCAAATTTTCCGGCGGGTTCAAGCTCAAATAATAATCCCATAGTTCCCATAGTAAAGCGGGCTTCTTTGGCAGTTGTAAATATTGACGTTGAGAAAGTTACGACTCGGCGTTCCAGTAGATCTCCGTTCCCGTTTGATTTTGATGATGACCCTATTTTTAAACACTTTTTCGGGGATAATTTCCGCGAATATAATCGTTCAGTTCCTATGAAGGGGCGCGGCTCCGGCTTTATAGTCTCAAAAGAGGGCTTAATAATCACAAATAATCACGTCGTCGATAAAGTTGATAAAATTACGGTGTCAGTGCTTTTATCAGACGGCAGCAAGAAAACTTATGAGGCCGAACTCAAAGGCAGCGATCCTACTTACGATTTAGCAGTAATCAAGATTGAACCTGACGCAGCATTACCGGTGTTGGAACTGGGAGACTCTGACGCTTTAGAAGTCGGCGAATGGGTTATCGCAATAGGGAATCCCTACGGCTTTGAACATACTGTAACGGCCGGCATAATCTCGGCAAAAAATAGAAGCGTTCACGGCGGAGAAGTAAATTTTGATGATTTCTTACAGACTGACGCGGCAATTAATCCCGGAAATTCAGGCGGCCCATTATTAAACATGGATGGCAAAGTAATCGGAATTAATGCGGCAATTGCTCCATTTGCTCAGGGGTTAGGATTTGCGATTCCTGTTAATCGTGCAAAAGAAATCATGGGCGATTTAATTTCAGTAGGACATGCAAGACGGGGCTGGCTCGGTGTAGGAATCGGCAACGTAACGCCTCAAATGGCAAAAATTTACGGCACAGGCACAACTGAAGGCGCAATGATTAATGACGTGTTCAAAGGCGACCCGGCGGACAAAGCAGGAATCAAGCGCGGTGATATAGTAATCGAGATTAACGGCGATAAGATAAAGGACGCTCAAGCACTCACTAATAAAATAAGATCTCTTACGCCCGGATCTACTGCAAAAATTGTTGTAATCAGACGGGGCAAAAAATTAACTTTCAACGTGAAACTTGACGAACGCGACAGAGACCCGGACTCAAGAAATAGACGCGATGACGACAAAGATAAAGACTCAACACGTAAAGATTCGGACTCAAGCGGCGTATTAAAAGATTTCGGAATTAATAAAATCACTAAACTTGATAATAATAATAGAAGACGTTACGGATTTGACTCAGAGGCTCAGGGAGTAATAATTTCAGAAGTAGGCAGAAATTCACCGGCCTATAATGTGGGAATTCGTGAGGGCGATTTATTGCTTGAAGTCAACGGCCGCGAAGTAGATGACATTGACGATGTATCAAAGGCAGTCAGCAAAGATAACACACTTGTATTGCTGATCGAACGCGACAAGAATACATTTTTTATTCAGATCGAGAAAGATAAATCAAGCAAATAACAATTAACAAAGCACTCCGGCAGAGTCGTAAACGTGAAAATTTGCGGCTCTGCTATTTTTTTGCGCTATTGAGCCTCGACTCCGTGTAATTTTTTGCCGGTCTCAAAATCGTATAAGCTCTCAAAGTTGCATTTAATCATATCTCTAACATCTTCGCGCGTGTAGAATGCCGTGTGAGGTGTTAATATAACATTCGGATAAGATCTAAGCATTGCTAATTTATGATTAATCATGACTTCACCCATTAAATTATAATAATACAGCCCGTTTTCGAATTCTAACACGTCAAGAGCTGCCCCGCCGAGTTTTCCGGACTCTATTCCCTGAATAAGTGCATCAGAATCTATTAATTTGCCCCGCGCCGTGTTAATTATATAAGCGTCGTCCTTCATTTTCGCGATACTTTCTTTATTTATAATGTGATAATTCTGCTCGTTAGCATTCATGTGAAGTGAAATAATATCAGATTCCGCTAAAATCTCATCGAGACTGACATATTTTGCGATTTCCTTTGCGCGCTCGTTCTGGTAAACGTCATAAGCTAATAATTTACAGCCGAATCCCGTCAAATGCTCTAAAACTGTCGTACCGATCCGCCCGGTTCCCATTATGCCCACTGTGCATTGCGAGAAGTCCCGCCCGATTTTATTTTTTAGCGAATAATCCTGTAATTCAGCGCGTTTAATTATATGTCCGAATCTCCGAACACTGGCAAGCATTAACATAATTGCGTAATCAGCGACTCCGGTCGGAGTGTATGAAACTGTATCGACTTTCAGGCCAAGTTCACGAGCCCGCTTTAAATCAACGTGATCATAACCGATTGAGCGGCATAATATATATTTAACGCCGAGATTATAAAAATTTTCGAGAGTCTTTGCTGACATGTCGCAGGGAGTGCAGCTCACAGCCTCACAGCCTGAAGCAAGGTTAAAATTTTCAGGGCCGGGATAATTGACTGAATAAACATAATCAACGCCGTATTTATTTTTCATTTCGCAGCAAAATTCGAGTTCGTCATATTCGCGCAACGCGTAAAAACAAATTTTCATGAAATATTCCCCCTTTTTATAGCAAAATATAAATATTTTCGGTCATTATAGCATTTAACAGGATATAAATTTTTACGCGTCAATATAATATTTTTTCAAGCGAGTTATTTATCTATATAATAAATTCCTGAAAATATCAAGCTCATAAAAAATATATTTTTCCTGCTTTTAAATCTTTGTGCTATTATACGCAGAATATAATCATAATCAGGGGGTAATAGAATTTGTCGTCAGTTGCAGTAGTAGGTTCATTAAATATAGATCTAGTTATGCGGGCTCCACATTGTCCTAAAAGGGGCGAGACTTTAATCGGGGGACCGTTCGGAATGGCAGGAGGCGGCAAGGGATCAAATCAAGCTCTAGCAGCTGCAAGACTCAACGCTCAATCTTACATGATAGGCTGTGTAGGTAATGACGAATTTGGCAAGAAATTACGCGCTGTCTTAACAGAAAACGGGGTAGACTGTTCGCAGCTTCAGACGAGAAGAGAATCAGCAACGGGAACAGCTGTTATAACACTAACACATGACGGAGAAAGCTCTATAATTATTTCACAGGGTGCGAATTCATTATTAGATAAGCAGGCAATATTTGACGCAAAAGAAATTTTCTCACGATCTGACTGCGCATTATTCCAAATGGAAAGCCCGGCAGATACAGTAACAACAGGGTTAAAACTCGCAAGACAAACAGGATGTCAAACTTTTTTATCAGCTGAACCGCCTTTCTCGCTACCCGGTGAGTCATGGGCAAATATTGATTATATGATTTTGAATGAACGTGCATTGAGTTTTTACGCAGGGAGAAAAGGTGAAAAATTAAATATTGTAGACATGGCTAGAGAGATTCTAAAACGAGGCTTGCATAATTTAGTAGTTACTCAGAGTTCCAAAGGCGGAATGATTTTCACTCAAGACGGAGAATATTTCTCATTTGACGCGTTCAATATTCGTTCAGTGGATCATACGGGAGCTAGGGACGCATTTTGTGCGGGGTTATGCGTGGGCTTGTGTGAAGGAATGCCTATAAAAGCTGCTGCACGTTTTGCATCTGCCTGCGGGGCTCTTGCTTGTACTAAAATCGGGGCGCATCCGTCTTTACCATGGCGGCACCAAGTCGGGGCATTACTCGGTGAAGCGTCCGGCGATGATTACGAGCTATAATAAATAATATTCTTTTACTTTTAGGAGGTAAAAATTTTCTATCATGGAAGGCTACACTTATTTGCTGAGTCTTTGCGTGATTCTAATGTCAACAAAGATTTTCAGCATATTATCCCGCCGTGCCCAGCTCCCTCAAGTTGTCGGCGCATTAATGGCAGGATTATTTTTTGGGCCTGCAGTACTGGGAGCGATAACTAATAACTTTTTCGGCGTTGAATTTTGTTTACAGCCCACTCAATTATTAGCACGTTTAGCAGAGTTAGGCGTAATTGTAATCATGTTCACGGCCGGAATGGAAACGAATTTAGACGAGCTTAAGGCATCAGGGGCTCCCGGATTTGTTGTTGCGTTATCGGGAGTTATTCTGCCTTTAGGAATGGGCGCGGGCCTTATGTATTTATTTGACGATAGGACATCATTTGAGTCAGCAATTTTTATCGGAGCAGTATTAACAGCAACTTCAGTGTCTATCACAGTCGAGACTCTAAAGGAACTCGGCAAAATGTCTACAAAAGTAGGCAACACTATTTTAGCGGCGGCATTAATAGACGATATTTTAGGCTTGATATGCTTGACGATTATAACGGGCATGGGCGGCGAAGAAGAGACAGATTTAATTATGTTATCTATAAAGATTGTCGGATTCTTTGTTTTCGTGGGAATTGCCGGACTTCTTTATAA from Synergistaceae bacterium harbors:
- a CDS encoding D-lactate dehydrogenase VanH-A, which gives rise to MKICFYALREYDELEFCCEMKNKYGVDYVYSVNYPGPENFNLASGCEAVSCTPCDMSAKTLENFYNLGVKYILCRSIGYDHVDLKRARELGLKVDTVSYTPTGVADYAIMLMLASVRRFGHIIKRAELQDYSLKNKIGRDFSQCTVGIMGTGRIGTTVLEHLTGFGCKLLAYDVYQNERAKEIAKYVSLDEILAESDIISLHMNANEQNYHIINKESIAKMKDDAYIINTARGKLIDSDALIQGIESGKLGGAALDVLEFENGLYYYNLMGEVMINHKLAMLRSYPNVILTPHTAFYTREDVRDMIKCNFESLYDFETGKKLHGVEAQ
- a CDS encoding Do family serine endopeptidase; translation: MRSKKFLAFITTLALILVTAGGSFAALSLSNFPAGSSSNNNPIVPIVKRASLAVVNIDVEKVTTRRSSRSPFPFDFDDDPIFKHFFGDNFREYNRSVPMKGRGSGFIVSKEGLIITNNHVVDKVDKITVSVLLSDGSKKTYEAELKGSDPTYDLAVIKIEPDAALPVLELGDSDALEVGEWVIAIGNPYGFEHTVTAGIISAKNRSVHGGEVNFDDFLQTDAAINPGNSGGPLLNMDGKVIGINAAIAPFAQGLGFAIPVNRAKEIMGDLISVGHARRGWLGVGIGNVTPQMAKIYGTGTTEGAMINDVFKGDPADKAGIKRGDIVIEINGDKIKDAQALTNKIRSLTPGSTAKIVVIRRGKKLTFNVKLDERDRDPDSRNRRDDDKDKDSTRKDSDSSGVLKDFGINKITKLDNNNRRRYGFDSEAQGVIISEVGRNSPAYNVGIREGDLLLEVNGREVDDIDDVSKAVSKDNTLVLLIERDKNTFFIQIEKDKSSK
- a CDS encoding ribokinase yields the protein MSSVAVVGSLNIDLVMRAPHCPKRGETLIGGPFGMAGGGKGSNQALAAARLNAQSYMIGCVGNDEFGKKLRAVLTENGVDCSQLQTRRESATGTAVITLTHDGESSIIISQGANSLLDKQAIFDAKEIFSRSDCALFQMESPADTVTTGLKLARQTGCQTFLSAEPPFSLPGESWANIDYMILNERALSFYAGRKGEKLNIVDMAREILKRGLHNLVVTQSSKGGMIFTQDGEYFSFDAFNIRSVDHTGARDAFCAGLCVGLCEGMPIKAAARFASACGALACTKIGAHPSLPWRHQVGALLGEASGDDYEL
- a CDS encoding prolipoprotein diacylglyceryl transferase, translating into MYPTLFNIGTFRIDTYSVVWFIALSIAILWALKRLKLYELDEDESRKIMAVAFLCMLVGARAPEYIRNWRVYYNHPSLLLDLNRGGVEEFGAILGAFSGALFMSLFSKKISFGKLCEVAAIPALMAIVIGRWGCFLNGCCKGIESKFFTTVHFLNDPPGITRHPVQIYYSIFAACSVILLLIIERRILSRQKIKFYPVIAPLALILFSIMRYIIAPVREYATLYKLINNYWVYKGITIFLPIEILFLAWSLYKMTRRK
- a CDS encoding AMP-binding protein produces the protein MPITDLLERNSKLYGNEVALVEINPEQTEPVRLTWKEYELIQPTSLKPYRREITWSVFDEKANRVANMLLSRGIKKGQKVAILLMNCLEWLPIYFGILKTGAIAVPLNFRYSSEEIEYCVNLADVDILFFGPEFIGRVENTVLALGQDCLLFFVGTNCPSFAESYNESVNNCSSVAPKILIEDSDEAAIYFSSGTTGFPKAILHNHTALLQSARMEAIHHETTHDDVFLCIPPLYHTGAKMHWFGSLYTGSRAVLLKGTSPKTILDVVSLEQCTIVWLLVPWCQDILTALDSGELKLEGRNFSQWRLMHIGAQPVPPSLINHWLEYFPKHKYDTNYGLSESTGPGCVHLGLENINKVGAIGVAGYGWELKIVDDKDKPVKQGETGELCVKGPGVMLCYYHNPEATAETIKDGWLFTGDMAMMDKDGFVWLVDRKKDVIITGGENIYPVQVENFIITHPKVHDVAVIGLPEKRLGEIAAAIIQVKKGMECTEEEINKFCLGLPRYKRPRKIIFADVPRNPTGKIEKPKLREIYGQGTAFFEAQE